One Mustelus asterias chromosome 10, sMusAst1.hap1.1, whole genome shotgun sequence DNA window includes the following coding sequences:
- the pcdh20 gene encoding protocadherin-20 codes for MQQSRSPIQQPDIQRGMFLLLAALSLASCSLAAELVYRLKEESPSGTLIGNLAADLQLAAGVTYNLASESGPGRFVELDRETGELRSSAAVLDREEVCPEPGRTECALLLDVILLPPRLFRLLKLRLLVEDVNDRPPRFPAASIGVWVPEDAEPGSRYPLEPPAEDPEPGLNGLLRYRLEGAGGVFSLLGQAGDGAGPEAAAAPLLVLERALDRELRDVYEMRLIAADSGSPPLSGTATVTVSVTDINDNCPRFPEAELSLSLYSNLSVGAEIARLQARDPDLGYNARVLYSYGERVPPASRRLFSLDSASGSVRLAAPIPPAAAPLHRLTVLATGTGCMPVTAALRLRIVPALAGPPALSPRYIALQAEGVVYLRESEPARTPIAFFTVSQPQAQLRPLRCYLEAAAAFRLAPYPALQDEYLLETAQPLDYELQPLYQVTVVAENAKRLATRTHIKIQLLDVNDNSPLFTNPLLNVTIEENNPPNTFLIEMKATDADSGEMGTVTYLLGPQVPPTFILDKFTGSLTVSTSLDREEQETYRLIIRAVDGGYPARESTATVLLTVLDANDNSPRFINKDFSFFVPEDYPSFSEIGVIGVIDPDAGKNGWVALSILNGSGHFVIDTGKGNLMANAPLDREQQSSYVLWVQAMDGGEPALSTVAKVTVLLIDVNDNPPLVLFPQSNLSFLLVLPSTVPGSSITEVYAVDKDTGMNAVIAYSIIGHRGPRPETFVINAGTGNITLHETLLKNDHGLYRLLVKVSDHGYPEPLHSTVIVNLFVNETLSNESYIENLLRKDPGIRIEESPPETRADPFQTELDVFPCETVLIALSALCFGLFALVFALVCYISLRKKRHRRKEYSVAEGSKTEDPRQSLLPPLADQGTRKKGCLQFRS; via the exons ATGCAGCAGAGCCGGAGTCCAATCCAGCAGCCAGACATCCAG CGGGGCATGTTCCTCCTCCTGGCCGCCCTGTCCCTGGCCAGCTGTAGCCTGGCAGCCGAGCTGGTTTACCGGCTGAAGGAAGAGTCTCCGAGCGGCACCTTGATCGGGAACCTGGCCGCCGACCTGCAGCTGGCGGCGGGAGTCACCTACAACCTGGCGTCGGAGAGCGGCCCGGGCCGCTTCGTGGAGCTGGACCGGGAGACGGGGGAGCTGCGGAGCTCGGCGGCGGTGCTGGACCGGGAGGAGGTGTGCCCGGAGCCGGGCCGGACGGAGTGCGCCCTGCTGCTGGATGTCATCCTGCTGCCTCCCCGCCTCTTCCGGCTGCTCAAGCTGCGGCTGCTGGTGGAGGATGTCAACGACCGCCCGCCCCGCTTCCCGGCCGCCAGCATCGGCGTGTGGGTGCCGGAGGACGCCGAGCCCGGCTCCCGCTACCCGCTCGAGCCGCCGGCCGAGGACCCGGAGCCCGGCCTCAACGGGCTGCTGAGGTACCGGCTGGAGGGCGCGGGGGGCGTCTTCTCGCTGCTGGGCCAGGCCGGGGATGGAGCGGGGCCTGAGGCGGCGGCGGCGCCGCTCCTGGTGCTGGAGCGGGCCCTGGACCGGGAGCTCCGCGACGTGTACGAGATGCGGCTGATCGCGGCGGACAGCGGCTCCCCCCCGCTCTCCGGCACCGCCACCGTCACCGTGTCCGTCACCGACATCAACGACAACTGCCCCCGCTTCCCGGAGGCCGAGCTCAGCCTCAGCCTCTACTCCAACCTGTCTGTGGGCGCCGAGATCGCCCGCCTGCAGGCCCGGGACCCCGACCTCGGCTACAACGCCCGCGTCCTCTACTCGTACGGGGAGCGGGTGCCGCCGGCCTCCCGCCGCCTCTTCAGCCTGGACAGCGCCTCGGGCTCCGTCCGCCTGGCCGCCCCCATCCCTCCCGCCGCCGCCCCGCTCCACCGCCTCACCGTGCTGGCCACCGGCACCGGCTGCATGCCCGTCACCGCCGCCCTGCGCCTCCGCATCGTGCCCGCCCTGGCCGGCCCGCCCGCCCTCAGCCCCCGCTACATCGCCCTGCAGGCCGAGGGGGTGGTCTACCTGCGGGAGAGCGAGCCGGCCCGCACCCCCATCGCCTTCTTCACCGTCAGCCAGCCCCAGGCCCAGCTCCGGCCGCTCCGCTGCTACCTGGAGGCGGCCGCCGCTTTCCGCCTGGCCCCTTACCCGGCCCTGCAGGATGAGTACCTGCTGGAGACCGCCCAGCCTCTGGACTATGAGCTCCAGCCGCTCTATCAAGTGACTGTGGTGGCAGAGAATGCCAAGAGGCTGGCGACCAGAACCCACATCAAAATACAACTCCTGGATGTCAATGACAATTCCCCCCTCTTCACCAACCCCTTGCTCAATGTCACCATTGAAGAGAACAACCCTCCAAACACCTTCCTCATCGAAATGAAGGCCACCGATGCTGACAGTGGAGAGATGGGGACAGTCACTTACCTCCTGGGCCCCCAGGTGCCCCCCACCTTCATTTTAGACAAGTTCACTGGGAGTTTGACTGTGTCAACATCCTTAGATAGAGAAGAACAGGAAACCTACAGGCTCATCATCAGAGCTGTAGATGGTGGGTATCCAGCCCGAGAATCCACTGCCACCGTCCTTCTCACAGTCCTCGATGCCAATGACAACAGCCCGAGATTCATCAACAAAGACTTCAGTTTCTTCGTCCCCGAAGACTATCCAAGTTTTAGCGAGATTGGTGTGATCGGGGTTATTGATCCTGATGCTGGAAAAAATGGCTGGGTGGCCCTCTCCATACTCAATGGTAGTGGACACTTTGTCATCGACACAGGCAAGGGAAACCTCATGGCGAATGCTCCCTTGGACAGGGAACAGCAGAGCTCGTATGTTCTCTGGGTTCAAGCTATGGATGGAGGAGAGCCTGCTCTGTCTACTGTTGCAAAAGTGACAGTACTTCTGATAGATGTCAATGATAACCCACCTTTGGTCTTGTTCCCTCAGTCTAACCTTTCTTTTCTCCTGGTACTGCCATCCACGGTACCTGGCTCTTCTATTACCGAAGTGTACGCTGTTGATAAAGACACAGGAATGAACGCTGTCATTGCTTACAGTATCATTGGCCACAGAGGACCCCGTCCAGAGACTTTTGTCATTAACGCAGGCACTGGCAACATCACGTTGCATGAAACTTTGTTGAAGAATGATCACGGACTGTACAGACTGCTGGTCAAAGTCAGCGATCACGGATATCCAGAGCCACTTCACAGCACAGTTATAGTCAATCTTTTTGTCAATGAAACATTGAGCAATGAAAGTTACATAGAAAACCTGCTAAGGAAAGATCCTGGCATCAGGATAGAGGAAAGCCCACCAGAGACGAGAGCTGATCCTTTTCAAACAGAACTGGATGTATTCCCCTGTGAGACTGTGTTGATAGCCCTATCAGCTTTATGTTTTGGGCTCTTTGCTTTGGTTTTTGCTTTGGTGTGCTACATTTCACTTAGGAAAAAGAGGCACCGAAGAaaagaatacagtgttgcagag GGATCAAAAACGGAAGATCCGAGACAATCACTGCTTCCTCCTTTGGCTGACCAAGGAACCAGAAAAAAAG GTTGCCTTCAATTCAGAAGTTGA